Proteins co-encoded in one Hyla sarda isolate aHylSar1 chromosome 4, aHylSar1.hap1, whole genome shotgun sequence genomic window:
- the LOC130366712 gene encoding olfactory receptor 5V1-like: protein MENLDNQENTKVTLINNVTSVILLGLSDLQCFKFPFFSLLVLIYCATISGNLLIIALYLLSKTLQSPMYFFITQLSIFDVLLTTDIVPVLLSTVLYGGSSMTLIGCITQFAIFVMLEASECLLLSVMSYDRYVAICNPLRYNSIMTCWFCVISVNLIWLLGFLVMLIYVISIYSLHFCGPHSIDNFFCDLKPIMQLSCSNTTIIYIEILIIGPLNGFCPFIIIVVSYVSIVITILKIPSNTGRQKAFSTCSSHLIVVSIFYGTLLIVYLFPIREKSLLLSKILSLSYTVLTPLLNPIIYTLRNKDFKEAFYKIRHDIQSGHDGLL, encoded by the coding sequence GTAACACTCATAAATAATGTCACCTCAGTTATTCTCCTAGGATTATCAGATCTTCAATGCTTTAAATTCCCGTTCTTCTCACTCCTGGTTCTTATATATTGTGCCACCATTTCAGGAAACCTTCTCATCATTGCGCTGTATCTATTGAGCAAAACCCTTCAGTCCCCCATGTACTTCTTCATTACACAGCTCTCCATCTTTGACGTTCTGCTGACTACAGACATTGTCCCTGTCCTTCTCTCCACTGTACTGTATGGAGGGAGCTCTATGACCCTCATCGGATGCATCACTCAGTTTGCTATCTTTGTAATGTTGGAGGCCTCTGAATGTCTTCTGCTGTCGGTGATGTCCTATGATCGGTATGTGGCCATCTGTAACCCCCTCCGCTATAATTCCATCATGACTTGTTGGTTTTGCGTGATCTCAGTAAATCTCATATGGTTGCTTGGTTTCCTTGTGATGTTGATATATGTGATTTCTATCTATAGTTTACATTTCTGTGGACCTCACAGCATTGACAATTTCTTCTGTGATTTAAAGCCCATCATGCAACTCTCCTGCTCAAACACGACCATCATTTATATTGAGATTTTAATAATTGGACCTTTAAATGGATTCTGTCCATTTATAATAATTGTGGTGTCCTATGTGTCCATTGTCATCACCATTCTGAAGATCCCATCCAATACTGGTAGACAgaaagccttctccacctgtagctccCACCTCATTGTGGTCTCCATATTCTATGGGACATTGCTCATTGTTTATTTGTTTCCAATAAGAGAAAAGTCCCTGCTCCTGAGTAAGATCTTGTCTCTAAGCTACACCGTGCTGACTCCACTGCTAAATCCTATTATATATACCCTGAGGAACAAAGACTTCAAAGAAGCTTTTTATAAGATTAGACATGATATCCAATCTGGTCATGATGGGTTATTATAA
- the LOC130366711 gene encoding olfactory receptor 5V1-like, producing MYFFLTQLSLCDLLVTTDIVPVLLHTVLYGGSSMTLIGCIIQFCLFAISEFSECLLLSVMSYDRYLAICSPLRYNSVMTHRFCVTSAGMIWLVAFLVMSVYAISFTKLYFCEPHVIHHFYCDLEPILLLSCSNTSIIHKQNMVIGVLTGFCPFIVILMSYLSIVITILKIPSNTGRQKAFSTCSSHLIVVSIFFGTLIVVYMFPMKGQSPILSKVLSLIYTVVIPLLNPVIYTLRNKDFNKAFHKIKCIF from the coding sequence ATGTACTTCTTCCTTACACAGTTATCATTGTGTGACCTCCTGGTGACCACAGACATCGTCCCCGTCCTTCTTCACACTGTACTGTATGGAGGGAGCTCTATGACCCTCATCGGCTGCATCATCCAGTTTTGTCTCTTTGCCATCTCAGAGTTTTCGGAATGTCTTCTGCTGTCGGTGATGTCTTATGATCGGTATCTGGCCATCTGTAGCCCCCTCAGGTATAATTCTGTCATGACTCATAGGTTTTGTGTGACGTCCGCAGGAATGATCTGGTTGGTGGCTTTTCTGGTGATGTCGGTCTACGCTATTTCTTTCACTAAGCTGTATTTCTGTGAACCACATGTTATTCACCATTTCTACTGTGATTTGGAGCCTATTCTGCTGCTCTCCTGCTCAAATACATCCATAATTCATAAGCAGAATATGGTCATTGGTGTTCTAACTGGATTTTGCCCCTTCATTGTAATTTTGATGTCTTATTTGTCCATCGTCATCACCATTCTAAAGATCCCATCCAATACTGGTAGACAGAAAGCTTTCTCCACCTGTAGCTCCCACCTCATTGTGGTCTCCATATTTTTTGGGACATTGATCGTGGTTTATATGTTTCCTATGAAAGGACAATCCCCGATCCTGAGTAAGGTCTTGTCTCTGATTTATACTGTGGTGATCCCCCTACTTAATCCTGTCATATACACCCTGAGGAACAAAGACTTTAATAAAGCTTTTCACAAGATTAAATGTATCTTCTAG